Sequence from the Cuniculiplasma divulgatum genome:
AATGTAAGAATTACCGGTTCAAAACACGCCCCTCCTAGGGTGGAGAAACTCCTTTCTTTGCTCAGTGGGTGGGAAAATGAATACACTGCCATGGAAATGAACAGGATGGATGTTTTTTCTCAAGCAGCAAAAATGCATTATGGTTTTGAGTCTATACACCCGTTTTCAGATGGAAACGGGAGAGTTGGGAGATTGTTGCTCAATATACACTTCCTCAACCATAACTGGCCATTCATCAACATCCTTCCTCAACATAGAAGAGATTACCTCAACGCACTTGAGAGGTCTGGATCTGAGGGTACAGCTGAACTAAAGGCTTTCCTGGAGATAAATATGGCAAGATCTATGATCTTTCTTCTAGATAAAGTGGGTTCCGAGGAAGATACGCTCCAGTCGCTGAATGAATTGAGAAAGACCTCTGGAATAGATTACTCATCGAAGTATATTGCCCTCAGAATAACACAAGGAGAGATCCCTGGAATCCGCCTTAACAGGGAATGGAAGACCAGTGTAGCAGCAATCAACCTTTATCGCGAGGCTAAAGAGAAGGAGTGAGCGCTTTCCTTTACCTCAAATTAATTCAAAACAGTGCAGTCTCCATTAAAACATAGTGTCCTGAATTCAAATCTCAATACAAGATACATTCCTACTAATCATCAAATTTCAGCACTTTTAATATATTCCCGGAGTATAAACCGATTGATTGCGAGGGTAACAAAGCCTGGCCAACTGTGCAGGACTTAAGATTCTGTCCCGTAGGGGTTCGTGGGTTCAAATCCCATCCCTCGCATATATGGTCTCTTATGAGAAACAGTCAGTGCTGTGGAATGCTTTAATCCAATATCACATAGGCGCTGGAAAAGCTGTCATAAATTGTTGAGTCAGAAAAAAAGAAGAGGTTTATGTGAAAATTAGAGTTTTATTTCCGAAAGATTTGCTCCCCGCGTCTCCCTGGACAGGAGTGCTGAAACAAGGATGAACAGCTCGCCAATAATCACAAAAATCCCCCACCATTCAAAAAAAGTGGCTGCAGCAAAACTGACTATGAGCAGCAGGAAGACTGTGCTCCAGTTTCCCAGGATGAAACCTCCATTGAAGCCAAGGCCAGTTCCTGTGCTTCTTACTTCAGTTGGATATTTTTCACTGAGGAAGGCTGGTATTACCCCATAAATCCCGGTGGTCAGGAATGCTATGACGCTGGCAAATATCAGTGATCCTGTAAAACCCAGGTCATGCCTCATGATGAGGAATGTCATAGGTATCGCAGCAATTATGGCCAGCACCGAGAATATTATCATGATCATGCGCCGGCCAATGATGTCACTCAAATAACCTGACAGCACGTAACCTACCAGTGAAACCAGGATGGCTGTGATCACCACATATATGAAATACGGAAACTTCAGGAAGCCGTTAACGGAAAGCACTGTGGGGAAGAATCCAAGCGTGAGGCCATAGACCCAGGCTATCCCGGTCATGGCAAGAATTCCCATGATAATCTCGTACACAAGCCTCTTGTTTTTGAACAGAGTTCCCATGGAGACCTGCTTCGCCTTGTTCCTGGTATCAAGCCACATGGCTGATTCAGGCATTTTTAGACGGATTACAAGCCCTATGACTGCTGGCACTATGCCTATCCAGAACATCCAGCGCCATGCTGTAATAGTAAACCCGGTTCCGGGAAATACATAATGGAGGTACAGGAAAATGATTGCAGCAAGAGTATATCCCAGGGGATATCCGCTCTGAATTGCAGCGCCCCAGATGCCGCGTTTCGCTCCTTTCACGGACTCCATCAAGATGGATGAACCATTTCCGTATTCTCCCCCTGCAAATATTCCCGTGATTATCCTGAAAAAGAAAAGCAACAGCGGGGCAGCTATTCCAACAATGGCATACACCGGCAGGAAACCAGTGGCAAATGTTATAAGACCAAGTCCAAGAAGCGTGATAGTCATTGTATTTTTGCGGCCTATTCGATCTCCAAGCCTTCCAAATATCAGGCCTCCCACTGGCCTGAAAATGAATGTTGTCGTGTAGATGCTCCACGTCCCTATTATTGCAAGCCCATCATTTGCAGGGAAGAACTGGTTTGCAATTACAGGTACCAGCAGGAACATCATGCTGAGATTGAATGCGTCCATTATCCAACCGGCTATGGCGCTGGGGTATACTGACCACGCGTTGACTCTTGTTGGCGATTGATTTGAAATTTCCATTGCCAGGGGAGCAATTCTGCGCATTAAAATCTGGTTGCATTTATCCTGCAGTTAGCCGCTTCATGATACTGCTGACTGCTACTGGAAAAGTATGTCAATGGGTAGGGTTTACCTGCATTTCTTTAATGCTTTGCCGAAATATTGAATCTTACCTGTCCGCCTGATCACTGAGCGCAATCTCTATCTTTGACAGTATTGACCTGAATTCGGCAGATTCTTCCGGGGAAAGATTCCTTAAAACGAGCTCTATGAGCTTGTTGTATACCTTTATCCCCTGCGCAAGGGCCTCATTCCCATATTCAGTTATTGAAACTTTGATTATTCTTCGATCTGTGGCACTCCTTACTTTTGTCACGTACCCTTTCTTTTCAAGCTCATCTACAACCCCGGTTATCCATGGCCCCGTAACATCATTCTCCGTGGCCAGCGAGTTCATGGTTGTGTCGTGATCCTTTGAGAGTGAAAAAAGTACCCTCAGTTCCGTGGGCTTTATGCCAATTTTCTCAAGCTCCCGCTCTATGAGCTTCTTTCCATTCCTGAAGACACGGGAAAATATGTGCCATAGATCGATTGTATCCAGATCGCAGGATGATTCCTTCTTTTCTTCAGTCAACTGATTCCTCCGCAGTGTTCAATCTTGCGTTATCCCTCTTATTTATAACATCATCTGCAGTTAAATCTTTCCCTGATGATTTGGCCTCTGGATCGATATTGGCCTCCTGGGCCTTTGACATGCCAGGGCTGCTCAAGGGAGATTGTACTGCACTATCACTCTTTTCCTTCATTTCGGCAGTTGTTGATTCACCGTATATGTATCTTTTTCCTCTGAGCGCCGATAGAAGGGCTGCCATTGCGAATATTGCTGCACCTATGTAGAACGACATCCTCAGGGCCCCCATGAAGGCCCCGGCCAGGGCATGCGGGAACCAGGTCTTACCTTCAAGGTATGTCACAACACCTGGATTCAGAATGGAAGAGACCGATCCCTTTGGAAACAGTCCCAGTATGGTGGCAACCGGGTTATATCCAAGGAAGGCTGAAAACAGTGCTGAAGTGGGTGGAATCTTTATGAAAAACGGGATGAGCTCAGGAGCTCCAGCCTGACCAAGTGCCACTGTAAATGCCGATGGGAGTTTTGATGTGAGCGATACGAGAACTATGGTGAAGAATATGCCCATGCTTGCAGTCTGGCCTGTGTTCTGCAGTGTGGCTCTCATGCCTGAAGCAACGCCACGAAGCTGCGGCTGAACTGAGTTCATAATTGCCGTTATATTTGGGGCCGCGAATAGACCCATCCCTGAACCCATCATAAACAGCATTGCACCGAAAACAGGATATGAAAAATTATAGCTCAGGGTTGAAAGCAGTATGAAGGAGACGGCACTGATTGCCATTCCGATTGTGGATATTGTCCTGGCACCTGCCCTGTCTGAGATAGCACCGCTGATTGGACCCAGAACAACGAAGCCTGCCATCATGGGTATCATGTATATGCCTGCCCAGAAAGGAACGCTTGTGTATGAGTACCCATGGAGAGGGAGCCAGACTCCCTGCAGAAGGATTATGATCATGAACATTGCCCCGCCCATGCCCATTGATTGCAGCATCCCTGCAACGCTCCCTGTGGTGAACGCTCTGTTCTTGAAAAGTGAGAGGTTGAACATTGGCTGTGCTACAACCCTCTCAACAAGCACGAATGCCACAACCATTGCAAACCCTGCAATTATGGATGTTATGACCCATGGGTTTCCCCAGCCCATTGATGACGTCCCGTAGGGCATCAGGCCGTATGTAATGCCCAAAAGGATAAGTGTGAGTCCGCCAGCAAATGTAATATTTCCAGCAATGTCAATCTTCTGTTCCTTGTGCCTTATGGAGTGGTCTTTAAGTTTGAGGTATGACCACACTGTTCCAAGTATGCCCACGGGCACACTCACCAGAAATACGTACCTCCAGTTAATTGTGGCAAGAAGACCCCCAAGAATCAGGCCCACCAGTGATCCGGCCAGAGCAGCTATCTGGTTTATGCCCATGGCCTTGCCACGTTCTGTTGGGCCAAAGCTGTCCGTTATTATTGCAGCTGAATTGGCGAAGAGGAATGATCCCCCTATTGCCTGTACCATACGGAATATTATGATCTCCTGGGCACCAAGGTCACCCTTGTTGGGTGTTATGAAAAGCAGTATTGATCCAACCGTGAAAATCAGGAAACCGAAGTTGAAGAGCCTTACCCTTCCAAAAATATCTGAGAGCCTGCCCACGGTGACAAGCATCACGGCTGTAACAACCATGTAGCCCATAAGTATCCAGAGAAGGTAAACGAAGGAACCTGATGAGAATGGATCTATATTTATGCCACGGAATATTGCAGGTAGGGATATCAGCATGATGGTGCTGTTGATCGAAGCCATCAGCACTCCAATTGTGGTATTTGACAGTGCAACCCATTTATATTGTACCATCTTATCAGCAGGGAATTTCCTTTTGCTATAAATAATTAGTTAGTTAGAAATTAGGAATGGTTTTATAATCGCTGGATATTGCTGTCCCATTATGATTTCAGGTAAAGTTGCTGCACTCATAGCAGTGGTGATGCTTGTTGCATTCAGCGGAATAACATATGAAACAATTTCCCATGGGTCTTCATCCACCACCACGGCCATATCCCAATCAAGCCAGGGCCTGGCCGTATCGTCTCCGCAGAATGGCACGTCATTTCCCATACTTTCAGCCAATCAGACAATTAATCTGACTGTAAACATCACCAGCAGCTCTTCACCAGTCTACATATTTGATGTGTCTCCTTCAAACCTTTCCTCGATTCAAAAACAGAGCCCTGTTGAGGTGTATTCCATATATAACCTGACTTACCTGAACAAAACCTCATACCCCTACAATTATATGACAGAATCCATCCCGGCAAATTCCACTTTATCGCTGAATTTGACGCTGTATATCAACCAGACTGGTTTTCAGGAAATGAAAACTTCAAGCCCAGGAACCGGACAGTATTATCCCTGCATTGTGGAGATCCTTGTAGAGACCTCAAGCGGAGCGTCGGGAATCGGTATTTCTCTGCTGAGAATTTGAGCTGATTTGAACCTTATCCAGACCTTTCTTTCGATGACGCATAGGTTTGAGCTGTAACGTAAAGTATGAATACTGGACACTGTTATTAATCACATGGCGCTTTTGAGGCCTGTAGTGGGCAGAAGCATACTGAGATCAATGAAGGGAATCAACGGATCAAAGGTTCCTGTTATCGCGGGCCACAAACTGCTTTACGGTTGCAATCTAAAATGCAGCATGTGCCCTTTCTGGAGAAGGGAGGATGAAGAACTCCTGAGCCTTGATGACGAGATAAGGATGATGGAGGCACTCAAGCGTGGCGGAGTCTCATTCCTGGGTTTTGAGGGCGGAGAGCCACTACTCAGGAAGGATATAGGAGACATACTTCAGGAGTCCCATAAGAGGTTCCACACATCCATGGTAAGCAATGGTTGGCTCCTTAAAGCCAGGCTGAATGATGTCAAGGATCACCTGAATTACCTATTTGTATCACTTGATGGCATCGGAGAACTCCACGATACCCTTCGCGGGGTCAGCGGCTCTTTCAAGCATGCTGTGGAAGGGATCCAGGCAGCCAGGGATCATATCCCAATGGCCATCAGTTCCACAATAACAAGGGACAATATGCATCAGGCGAAAGATCTGGTGGATCTAGCTGTAAAGCTCAAGGTGAGCATAAATTTCCAGATTGCATACGACTATTCAACAGCTGACCCAAAATCTCCCGATCGCACCAGGCTCCTGGATGCCATCAACACACTTAAGACCATGAAGAATGAAGGATATCCGATCGTGAATTCTTCCCAGTACTTCGAGGCTGTTGTAAATTCATGGTATCTTGGTGAAAGCTGGAGATGCAAGCCATGGCTCACCATAAACATCGATCCATCTGGAAGGATCGTCCAGCCATGTTATGTCCTCAATGAGTACAAGGGGGACCTGAAAGTCTGGGACGTTGATATCAGGAAGGTATGGAATTCCTATGACTGGGAACCCTACGAGAAGTGCAACAAATGTGCACTGGCTTGCTACCTTGAACCGTCTCTGTTCTCATGGAAAAATCCATCAATGGTCAAGGAGAGGATACTGGACAATGTGGTCTCCTTCATATCTGGAGACCTTTCATGAATGATTTCCGATCACAACGCCCGGTTTTCAGAAATGTCCCATCTCATCCATCAGCCTGAAGATAGCTTCGCCTTTTTCTGTTAGCCTGTACTCCACAGCCGGAGGCTTGAACGGGTACACGGCTCTTGCCACGACGCCACTGCTGACCAGTGCGCCCAGCGCCCTGGATATTCCCTTTGTATCCCTTGCCTTCAGTGATCTCTTGATTTCATTGAAGCGAAGAGCTCCCCTGAGGCCCAGGAGAAAAATTATCTCAATGGAGTTCTTTTTTGAAACCGGTCCAATGACCTTTCGTGCATTGATAACTGCCTCCTGATCCCCCAGTTCCAGTAACTTTACAGATGGCATTGTTGTCACCTTGTGTCTCTCCTGATCCTTTTCTGTATAATAACAGCTTTGAACTGAAGGATACAGGTGAAAATTATGGAAATGTATGGTTCACAGGGAATTGCGGATATTGTGGAACACATCAGGAACAGCATAGTCACTGTAAGGACCTCAAGATATGGGAGAGACCAGTGGGGAAGGATGGACAGGATAGTTGGTTCCGGGACAGGGATGATAATTAGCAGCAGCGGATACATTGCCACCAACTTTCATGTGGTGGCCGGATCATCAGGAATAACTGTCATAACACCTGACAATGAGAAACACAGTGCAAGGATAGTGGGCTACGATGATGCAACTGACCTTGCTGTCATAAAGATCAATGCCCGGAACCTCAGTTCATGCAACTTCGGCGATTCGTCCGCCATCAGGCCTGGCCAGCCTGTGATTGCCGTGGGAAATGCGCTTGCACTTCCGGGAGGGCCTACCGTTTCATATGGAGTGGTAAGCGCCGTAGGCCGGATACTGCCGTGGTCCGAGTTCATCACTGAAGGGCTTGTTCAGACAGATGCTGCAATCAATCCCGGCAACAGTGGCGGACCTCTTGCCACAGTGGACGGCATGGTCATAGGAATGAATACGGCCATTGTGCCCTTCGCTCAGGGCGTTGGCTTTGCCATACCTTCCAATACAGTGAAGACGCTTATACAGCAGATGCTTGAACAGGGGAAGGTCCGCAGGCCGTGGATAGGGCTTTCCGGCGTTTCAACACAGGATCTTGCTGAAATGCAGGAAAAGACTGGACTGGCAGACGGAGTTATGGTAGCATCCACTGTACCGGGAGGACCTGCTGACATTGCGGGAATACGAAGAGGCGATATCATCACAGAATTCAACGGAAAGGCGGTAAAGAGCATGAGGGATCTCATAGCCTCCATATCAGAACTGGGAACTGGAAATGAGGCGCCTGCGATCGTATACAGGGGAAGAAGGCACCTGGAAATTGCAGTTATCCCGGATCAGATGCCGCCAGACTACCTGCAGAGGTCCCACGGCGAAAGGCTCAGGCCATGGGACTGAGAGCAATATTATTATTACACAACATTTTTTCCGGCCATGATAAAAATTGACGGCCATCTTAAAGGCAACCTGCACATGAACTGGAGCCCCGGACTGAAACCTGTGGCAGAAATAGACCCGGGCAGCACAGTGCAGGTGGACATCCCGGATTCATCGACACTGCAGATCAGGGAAAACTTCACAACAGAAGACCTCAGGAATGTTGACGGGTCGCTTCTTGATGCTGCAGTTGGGCCAATATATGTCAAAGGATCGGAACCGGGGGACGTCCTGGAAGTGTCCATAGAAAAACTTGATGTTGCAAGCTGGGGCTGGACCATGGTCTCCTGGGACTTTGGTTTCATAAAGCACAGGTTCAGGGACAGGCTGCTCATATGGGATATTGACCGGGAAGAAGCCACAGCCAGGGGCGATTTCCTGAATGGCATCAGGATACCGGTTTCCCCGTTCCTTGGAATAATCGGCACCGCACCTTCTACTGGGAAACATGGGATGATACCGCCGCAGTACTTCGGTGGAAACATGGATAACAGGCTGCTTGGCCAGGGATCGAAAGTCTACCTTCCTGTGTCTGTTCCCGGTGCGCTTCTTTCGGTAGCAGATCCCCATGCCGCCCAGGGTGATGGGGAGGTTTGCGGAACTGCCATTGAAACCATGGCCACAGCAAGGCTGAAAGTCAACCTAATGAAGGGTTCCTCCATAAGCGCTCCGCGTGCCTTTTCCAACGACCGTGGGCTTGGCCCAGTGGTTGTAACAATGGGGATTTCACCGGATATCCACACGGCATGCAGCGATGCCATTGAAAACATGATTGAGGAATTGCAAACCTATGGATTCACTGACGAAGAGGCATATGCGCTTTGCAGTGTTACCGGAAACCTCAGGATAAGCGAAGTGGTGGACGAGCCGAATTACGTGGTGAGCATGCTGGTGCCCAAGGAGATTGCCAGGCAGAGATTGGCTTAGGCACCTGACATGGAGGCCCTGCCGATCCAGTATATGGATCTGAATATGCCCATGACGTTATTGAGGTCTATCCTGCTGAAGTCCCTGGCCTTCATCCCCTTTGTCTCCTTCAGCTCAAGGAATACATTCTCAATGTGGCTGAATATCTTGTCAGTCATGGTGTTGGTTATGATCTCCACGGTCCTGCTCTGCATCTTTTTTGTCATCTCCGGCATCATGATCCTTGTGATCTGAAGATCATATTTCCATGAGGTGTAAAGGAGATCCCAGTAACCCTTTGGCAGTTTCTCCAGTATGGGGAATGGATTGTTCCTGATCCTGGATGTGCCCATGGGTATGACCGGGAGAGGGAAAACCCATGCCCTCAACTTCTCGTCTATGATGTTCTGAACCAGGTCTATACTTTCCTGCAGGTCCTCCTCTGTCTCATCTTCGTAGCCTATTGTCATTGTATAGCATGGTGTGATGTAGGCATCGTTCATTATTGGCGTGGATTCAAGTATAACGTTCTTCCAGTCAGATGGCTTCCAGGGGAACGGCTTTCCCCTCATATACTTTGAAATGATACGTTCACTGCCGCTCTCCAGTCCTACAACCGGTGCTTCTGCCCTGTATTTGTCGTATTCAGCTATGTGAGAAATCTCCTCCACTGTCTTCGGACTGCTAAGGACTCCTGGCGAGGATATGTGTGGGAAATAGATCAGGTCAACGCCCTGCTTTTTCACCTCTGTGAACAGGTTCACAATGGCTTCATGGTTAACTCCAAGCCTCTTGGAACCGTATAGAAGGATGTCATCGGTCAGAAGTTCAACAGAATTCTGGCCTGCATTCTGATTCAGATTCACCTCCTTTATTATGTCGGAAAGTGGAATCGACCTGAAGGTTTCCGGGGTTATGGAACAGAACTGGCAGCCCCTTGGACAACCCCGGGTAACCTGCACTTCGCCAAACCGGCTTGGCTTTATTATGGTGGGAATCTCCTCCACCTTTGGCATCCTGCCCACACTGTCTCTTGGCATCTGGTCTCCATTTATTGCTTTCCTGACCAGATCCGGCAGATCCAGTTCCGCCTCGCCTGAAAAAATTGTGTCAACCCAGTTGGGTCTCTCCAGGGATAATTGCCATGCTGCAGGGCCGCCTGCAAAGACCTTGAAGCCGTATTTTTTCTTCAGCTTTGCAATCCTGTGGCCCATTTCCTGGAAAAACTTCTCAGTCCAGCTTGGACCTCCGCCAAATATCATTGTCAGCTTGAATGTTACGGGAGCAAGTCCCAGGGGATCGTGAACGGATATCCCCACAATCTTGGTGTTTTCATCAATGGCTCTTTCAAGCATGTCTGGGCTGACAACGCTGACGTCTGTTATGCCCGATGCAACCAGTGAAGCCTCAACCTTCCTGAGGGCATAGGGAGCAAAATATGCCTCACCCTTCCTGTTCGTCTCCTCGGGAGGCGTGAAGATTGAGTTCATCAACACTCGGGGTACAAGCCTTGCCGGCATGCAGGCAACATAACCCATGGTGGATACCCCTGAATAGCTTGTGAAAGATCCTCTGTCCGATGTAAGAACAACTGTGCTACCCATACAATATTAACTGATATCTGAGATTTAAGATTTACTAATATTAATATAATTATATGAAAGTAATTGTTCTTCTAAATATTATAGCATGTGAATATTTGCGTATTCAATCGCCGCCATACATTAAGAATTAACATGAAAAAACAAGGAAATATTTATTTGTAGAGTGCCCTGCATATGATGTTGAGTGACTGCTGGTATTGTGGGAAGGAGATATCCGGATATGTCTTCAGGATTGCTGGAAATGACTGTGATATAAACTGTGCCAATGAACAGATAACCAGGGCCAAGGATCTTCTGGGCAGATTGAATAGCGAGATCGATTCTTTCGTTGGGTTCGGCCTTGGATTTGAGAAACCCGAGTTTTTCTGGTACGTTTTCGTTGACGATCCGGGAATGCTTCAGTACCTGAAGGATGAATTCAGTGCTGCCCAGCTTGGATTCAGCATATATCCCATTGTCATAGAGATCCCGAATCAGATGGAACCTGAAATGATACCGGCAATACCTGACAAATTCATAATGGGCGGGACATCCATCGGCCATCTGAATGCCTCCACTACCGGGACACTGGGCGGGGTACTCAGGATGGGAGAAAGGAAATATGTTGTTTCAACTGCATCAGTTCTCGCGCCTGCAGGGGCAATGATAGGGGATAAGGTTGTTCACCCTTCCAGGCCGGATTCCCCAAGAAGAGGAGTGATCCTGGGCAGGCTCGTGGTGATCTCCAGGATGGCCCCCAACTCCTCCAACGATCTGGATGCCGCCATAGCCGAAATAGACCCGGAAATACTTACAACTCCCCGCGTCAAGAATATAGGAGTGCCCAGTGAGGCCAGCGAACCACACATAGGAATGAGCGTCAGGAAAAGCGGGAGAACCACCGGATTCACTGAAGGGAAAATACTCTGCACTGATGTCAGGATGAAACGCATTCAGGACGGCAGGCTTTACTATATTAATGATCATTTCATCGTGATGGGCGAGGCGGGCAATTTCGCGGAGCCTGGGGACGAGGGATCACTGGTGATGGATAACAGGAATGCTGTTACAGGAATGGTTGAGCTTGCAATCCATGGGATGGCTGTATGTTCCAGGGGCACGGTCCTGCTTGAAAGGTTTGGCTTTGTTCCCCCTGAATGCTTTGAGCCCTTTGAAGATGAGATGTGATGTTATTCACACCACTACCGGCTTGGAACGGTACCATGGTTAAGAGCAGTAACGCATTATACAATTAACAAAGAGGAATTAAGATGGCAAAGGTCGAAAAGAAAACTGGAAAAACAAGAATAATACTTTTCACGGGAAAGGGGGGCGTTGGAAAGACCAGCGTGGCGGCTTCCACTGCAATGCTACTGGCCTCCAGAGGAAAGAGGACTCTCATAATATCAACGGATCCGGCACACAGCCTTTCTGATGCTTTCGGGGTACAGATAGGGGCCGCTGTTACGGAGATCACACACAACCTGCACGCCCAGGAGATCAGCGTCATAGAGGCCATAAACGACCACTGGGAGAATCTCAAGGGGTACCTGACAGGGCTGTTCAGTTCGCAGGGCTTGGACCCGATTTCTTCTGAAGAGATTGCCACATTACCGGGATTTGATGAGGCTTCGGAGCTTCTTTATGTCAATGACTACATGAAAGAGGGGAAATATGACGTGATCGTCATGGATAGTGCTCCAACCGGAGAGTCGCTGAAGCTATTATCATTCCCGGAAGCAATGTCATGGTATATGGAGAAGCTCTTCCCCATAAGCAGGACCACTGCAAGGATTGTCAGGCCCATAATGAAGCCTTTCTCCAGCATACCGCTT
This genomic interval carries:
- a CDS encoding Fic family protein gives rise to the protein MDKHILNRLREKILDRGSIRNLPDRTLQESSILNTWGTNAIEGNTLTLDEVTTVIERGMTVPNRPVRDLLETIQHQSAFSEVVKGTISDVNMQSALTLHKIIFSGILIDAGKWRTVNVRITGSKHAPPRVEKLLSLLSGWENEYTAMEMNRMDVFSQAAKMHYGFESIHPFSDGNGRVGRLLLNIHFLNHNWPFINILPQHRRDYLNALERSGSEGTAELKAFLEINMARSMIFLLDKVGSEEDTLQSLNELRKTSGIDYSSKYIALRITQGEIPGIRLNREWKTSVAAINLYREAKEKE
- a CDS encoding MFS transporter; amino-acid sequence: MEISNQSPTRVNAWSVYPSAIAGWIMDAFNLSMMFLLVPVIANQFFPANDGLAIIGTWSIYTTTFIFRPVGGLIFGRLGDRIGRKNTMTITLLGLGLITFATGFLPVYAIVGIAAPLLLFFFRIITGIFAGGEYGNGSSILMESVKGAKRGIWGAAIQSGYPLGYTLAAIIFLYLHYVFPGTGFTITAWRWMFWIGIVPAVIGLVIRLKMPESAMWLDTRNKAKQVSMGTLFKNKRLVYEIIMGILAMTGIAWVYGLTLGFFPTVLSVNGFLKFPYFIYVVITAILVSLVGYVLSGYLSDIIGRRMIMIIFSVLAIIAAIPMTFLIMRHDLGFTGSLIFASVIAFLTTGIYGVIPAFLSEKYPTEVRSTGTGLGFNGGFILGNWSTVFLLLIVSFAAATFFEWWGIFVIIGELFILVSALLSRETRGANLSEIKL
- a CDS encoding MarR family winged helix-turn-helix transcriptional regulator encodes the protein MTEEKKESSCDLDTIDLWHIFSRVFRNGKKLIERELEKIGIKPTELRVLFSLSKDHDTTMNSLATENDVTGPWITGVVDELEKKGYVTKVRSATDRRIIKVSITEYGNEALAQGIKVYNKLIELVLRNLSPEESAEFRSILSKIEIALSDQADR
- a CDS encoding MFS transporter translates to MVQYKWVALSNTTIGVLMASINSTIMLISLPAIFRGINIDPFSSGSFVYLLWILMGYMVVTAVMLVTVGRLSDIFGRVRLFNFGFLIFTVGSILLFITPNKGDLGAQEIIIFRMVQAIGGSFLFANSAAIITDSFGPTERGKAMGINQIAALAGSLVGLILGGLLATINWRYVFLVSVPVGILGTVWSYLKLKDHSIRHKEQKIDIAGNITFAGGLTLILLGITYGLMPYGTSSMGWGNPWVITSIIAGFAMVVAFVLVERVVAQPMFNLSLFKNRAFTTGSVAGMLQSMGMGGAMFMIIILLQGVWLPLHGYSYTSVPFWAGIYMIPMMAGFVVLGPISGAISDRAGARTISTIGMAISAVSFILLSTLSYNFSYPVFGAMLFMMGSGMGLFAAPNITAIMNSVQPQLRGVASGMRATLQNTGQTASMGIFFTIVLVSLTSKLPSAFTVALGQAGAPELIPFFIKIPPTSALFSAFLGYNPVATILGLFPKGSVSSILNPGVVTYLEGKTWFPHALAGAFMGALRMSFYIGAAIFAMAALLSALRGKRYIYGESTTAEMKEKSDSAVQSPLSSPGMSKAQEANIDPEAKSSGKDLTADDVINKRDNARLNTAEESVD
- a CDS encoding PTO1314 family radical SAM protein gives rise to the protein MALLRPVVGRSILRSMKGINGSKVPVIAGHKLLYGCNLKCSMCPFWRREDEELLSLDDEIRMMEALKRGGVSFLGFEGGEPLLRKDIGDILQESHKRFHTSMVSNGWLLKARLNDVKDHLNYLFVSLDGIGELHDTLRGVSGSFKHAVEGIQAARDHIPMAISSTITRDNMHQAKDLVDLAVKLKVSINFQIAYDYSTADPKSPDRTRLLDAINTLKTMKNEGYPIVNSSQYFEAVVNSWYLGESWRCKPWLTINIDPSGRIVQPCYVLNEYKGDLKVWDVDIRKVWNSYDWEPYEKCNKCALACYLEPSLFSWKNPSMVKERILDNVVSFISGDLS
- a CDS encoding helix-turn-helix domain-containing protein, whose protein sequence is MPSVKLLELGDQEAVINARKVIGPVSKKNSIEIIFLLGLRGALRFNEIKRSLKARDTKGISRALGALVSSGVVARAVYPFKPPAVEYRLTEKGEAIFRLMDEMGHF
- a CDS encoding trypsin-like peptidase domain-containing protein, with product MEMYGSQGIADIVEHIRNSIVTVRTSRYGRDQWGRMDRIVGSGTGMIISSSGYIATNFHVVAGSSGITVITPDNEKHSARIVGYDDATDLAVIKINARNLSSCNFGDSSAIRPGQPVIAVGNALALPGGPTVSYGVVSAVGRILPWSEFITEGLVQTDAAINPGNSGGPLATVDGMVIGMNTAIVPFAQGVGFAIPSNTVKTLIQQMLEQGKVRRPWIGLSGVSTQDLAEMQEKTGLADGVMVASTVPGGPADIAGIRRGDIITEFNGKAVKSMRDLIASISELGTGNEAPAIVYRGRRHLEIAVIPDQMPPDYLQRSHGERLRPWD
- a CDS encoding acetamidase/formamidase family protein — encoded protein: MIKIDGHLKGNLHMNWSPGLKPVAEIDPGSTVQVDIPDSSTLQIRENFTTEDLRNVDGSLLDAAVGPIYVKGSEPGDVLEVSIEKLDVASWGWTMVSWDFGFIKHRFRDRLLIWDIDREEATARGDFLNGIRIPVSPFLGIIGTAPSTGKHGMIPPQYFGGNMDNRLLGQGSKVYLPVSVPGALLSVADPHAAQGDGEVCGTAIETMATARLKVNLMKGSSISAPRAFSNDRGLGPVVVTMGISPDIHTACSDAIENMIEELQTYGFTDEEAYALCSVTGNLRISEVVDEPNYVVSMLVPKEIARQRLA
- a CDS encoding radical SAM protein, which codes for MGSTVVLTSDRGSFTSYSGVSTMGYVACMPARLVPRVLMNSIFTPPEETNRKGEAYFAPYALRKVEASLVASGITDVSVVSPDMLERAIDENTKIVGISVHDPLGLAPVTFKLTMIFGGGPSWTEKFFQEMGHRIAKLKKKYGFKVFAGGPAAWQLSLERPNWVDTIFSGEAELDLPDLVRKAINGDQMPRDSVGRMPKVEEIPTIIKPSRFGEVQVTRGCPRGCQFCSITPETFRSIPLSDIIKEVNLNQNAGQNSVELLTDDILLYGSKRLGVNHEAIVNLFTEVKKQGVDLIYFPHISSPGVLSSPKTVEEISHIAEYDKYRAEAPVVGLESGSERIISKYMRGKPFPWKPSDWKNVILESTPIMNDAYITPCYTMTIGYEDETEEDLQESIDLVQNIIDEKLRAWVFPLPVIPMGTSRIRNNPFPILEKLPKGYWDLLYTSWKYDLQITRIMMPEMTKKMQSRTVEIITNTMTDKIFSHIENVFLELKETKGMKARDFSRIDLNNVMGIFRSIYWIGRASMSGA